In Miscanthus floridulus cultivar M001 chromosome 5, ASM1932011v1, whole genome shotgun sequence, one genomic interval encodes:
- the LOC136452495 gene encoding kinesin-like protein KIN-13B, protein MNGGGGGRRRYSSEQLLFDVPANAGAAGRWAQQRGVVRRGDGEIFVSVEPATPARLRGGHAAAGDSPGQRQQLSPGLLDLHAFDTELIPDFQVPGMYDGAQEFGYGGGLDESDMRFTANKLMSKSTVFPDGNYLKAFAEKEKAAPVAKIKVVVRKRPLNKKEVSKKEEDIIDIEQNSLTVHETKLKVDLTEYVEKHEFVFDAVLDEDVSNDEVYRETVEPVVPAIFNRTKATCFAYGQTGSGKTYTMRPLPLKASQDILRLMHHTYRNQGFQLYASFFEIYGGKLFDLLNDRSKLCMREDGKQKVCIVGLQEYRVSDVETIKELIEKGSATRSTGTTGANEESSRSHAILQLAIKRRVDGNDSKPLRPVGKLSFIDLAGSERGADTTDNDKQTRIEGAEINKSLLALKECIRALDNDQTHIPFRGSKLTEVLRDSFIGDSRTVMISCISPSSGSCEHTLNTLRYADRVKSLSKGGNAKKDVSLAMPLRESSPSPLPSVVPSFSASEVMNDITERSNFGWPKRQYVKEQPAPTFVERMPKVKDAVEFTSSNGAYSREQRSNGFMAPNIVEVPDIIYQQGRQPARKAKDTTLGNNMRNSVAYPTRRVEPDEDEHLNNLLQEEEDLVSAHRKQVEETLDILKEEMNILGEADQPGFQLDDYLARLNIILSQKAAGIVDLQARLEQFQRLLNENNVLLYDQSP, encoded by the exons ATgaacggaggcggcggcgggcggcggcggtacTCCTCGGAGCAGCTCCTCTTCGACGTCCCCGCCAATGCCGGTGCCGCCGGCCGGTGGGCGCAGCAG CGCGGCGTGGTGCGGCGCGGGGACGGGGAGATCTTCGTGTCGGTGGAGCCCGCGACGCCGGCGCGGCTGCGCGGAGGGCACGCCGCGGCTGGGGACTCGCCGGGACAGAGGCAGCAGCTCAGTCCCGGGTTGCTCGATCTCCATGCCTTCGACACGGAGCTAATCCCCGAT TTTCAAGTACCAGGGATGTATGATGGTGCCCAAGAGTTTGGCTATGGAGGAGGTCTAGATGAATCTGATATGAGATTCACAGCAAACAAGCTGATGAGCAAGTCTACTGTTTTTCCTGATGGTAACTACCTGAAGGCCTTTGCTGAGAAAGAAAAGGCAGCACCTGTCGCGAAAATCAAAGTGGTG GTGCGCAAAAGACCACTTAACAAAAAGGAAGTATCAAAGAAAGAAGAAGATATCATAGACATTGAACAAAACTCTCTGACTGTCCATGAGACTAAACTTAAG GTTGACCTTACTGAATATGTCGAAAAGCATGAGTTTGTATTCGATGCTGTCTTAGATGAAGATGtttcaaatgatgag GTTTATCGTGAAACAGTGGAGCCTGTGGTTCCTGCAATTTTTAATCGAACAAAAGCAACTTGTTTTGCTTATGGACAAACCG GTAGTGGAAAGACATATACCATGCGTCCCCTTCCACTTAAGGCTTCCCAAGATATCTTGAGGTTAATGCACCATACGTATCGAAACCAAGGATTTCAGTTGTATGCTAGCTTCTTTGAGATATATGGTGGCAAATTATTTGACCTTCTCAATGATAGGAG CAAACTTTGCATGAGAGAGGATGGCAAGCAAAAGGTTTGTATTGTTGGTTTGCAAGAGTATAGAGTCTCTGATGTTGAGACTATCAAGGAGTTGATTGAAAAAGGCAGTGCTACCAGAAGTACTGGCACAACCGGTGCAAATGAAGAGTCCTCGAGGTCTCATGCCATTCTTCAGCTTGCCATTAAACGCCGTGTGGATGGCAATGACTCCAAACCACTCAGACCAGTCGgcaagttgtcatttattgaccTTGCTGGCAGTGAGCGTGGTGCTGATACAACTGACAATGATAAACAAACAAG AATCGAGGGTGCTGAGATCAATAAAAGTTTGCTTGCCTTAAAGGAATGCATTAGAGCACTTGATAATGATCAAACTCACATTCCTTTCCGAGGTAGCAAATTAACTGAAGTCTTGCGGGACTCTTTCATTGGAGACTCACGCACTGTCATGATATCATGCATTTCTCCTAGTTCTGGCTCTTGCGAGCATACTCTGAACACGTTGAGATATGCTGACAG AGTGAAGAGTCTGTCAAAAGGAGGCAATGCCAAGAAAGATGTGTCTTTGGCAATGCCTTTGAGAGAGTCGAGCCCTTCCCCACTGCCTTCAGTTGTACCCTCATTCTCTGCATCTGAGGTGATGAATGATATCACCGAGAGAAGCAATTTTGGTTGGCCCAAGCGGCAGTACGTTAAAGAACAGCCTGCTCCGACATTTGTTGAACGAATGCCCAAGGTGAAGGATGCGGTGGAGTTCACCTCATCAAATGGTGCTTATTCGAGGGAACAAAGAAGCAATGGCTTTATGGCACCAAACATAGTTGAAGTACCAGATATAATTTATCAGCAGGGAAGGCAACCAGCAAGGAAGGCTAAAGATACCACTTTGGGGAATAACATGAGAAATTCCGTTGCTTACCCAACTAGAAGGGTTGAGCCAGATGAAGATGAGCATCTAAATAATCTTCTTCAG GAAGAGGAAGACTTGGTTAGTGCTCATAGGAAGCAGGTTGAAGAGACTCTGGACATCCTCAAAGAG GAAATGAACATATTAGGCGAAGCGGACCAGCCTGGCTTCCAACTTGATGATTACCTCGCAAGACTAAACATTATACTCTCACAGAAGGCGGCTGGAATTGTGGACCTACAGGCTCGGTTGGAGCAGTTCCAGAGGCTTTTGAACGAGAACAACGTGCTGCTATATGATCAGAGCCCTTGA